GCAGAGCCtaatggttttaattttctagACAGCTCAGGAGGCCAATCAGATTGGCAACACCAGCAGAATTTGTCAAGAAGCCCCAACTCCTGCTACCACAAATTAATAAGAACCGGTTTTGAGGGAGATGCGCAGTATTGGTGGACCTGGCTGTTCTATGCATTGTTGAGAATTGAACCTCTTCTCACACTCAGGGAGAAGTTTTCTTTGGTGTACTATCTCctgttacattttctttttttagtgtCAAACTGGTATAAATATATTTGCCCTTGATTTTTGATACTTACTGCTGCTCATGCTGGATTCATTTTCTCATCATATGGAAGCCATATGTATTCTTTACACATAGCTTGTAGTGCACTGCAGAATTTATTACCCCATCCTTTAAACATACTGCTCTTACATGCTCAAAGcgcagcatttaaaaatacattcacCGCTAGCAAATTACGAGGCACtgtaaaaattgtatttatccACATAATTTTCTATAGCCATTGTTAAATGGAGACATGTAGAGGAAAGAAGGGTGCCTCGAAGTACCTGTGCTCCTGTATATGTAGGTATTTTGAGTAGCTCAGGTCATGGAGGGAAATGTTTCATCCCTCAGTGAGGCGAGGACAGATTCGATGGTGTGACCGAGCTGGTTTTTGAAAGCAGCATACACAGGCACTCTGAAGTATTTCCAGAGAAGGCTTTGGCATGCATAGGGACATTTTATGTTAGGATTAAGGTGTCCATACACCTGAGCATTTCCTCCACCACCCTGATGCCTGTCTCCTCCCGCCTCCAGGTACCAGATCCACACGGGACTGCAGCACTCCATCATCCGGCCGACACAGCCCAACTGCTTACCTCTGGATAATGTCACGCTACCTCAGAAGCTCAAGGAGGTTGGGTACTCCACGCACATGGTGGGCAAGTGGCACCTGGGCTTCTACCGCCGGGAGTGCATGCCCACCCAGAGGGGGTTCGACTCCTTCTTTGGCTCGCTCCTGGGCAGCGGTGACTACTACACCCACTTCAAGTGCGACAGCCCTGGGATATGCGGCTATGACCTGTACGAGAACAACAACGCCGCCTGGGACCACGACAATGGCATCTACTCCACGCAGATGTACACGCAGAAAGTGCAGCAGATCCTGGCTTCTCATAACCCCAGGAAACCCATATTCCTCTATATTGCCTACCAAGCTGTCCATTCGCCTCTTCAGGCACCAGGCAGGTATTTTGAACATTACCGCTCAATAAACAACATCAACAGGCGGCGGTACGCGGCCATGCTGGCCTGCTTGGATGAGGCCATAAACAACGTGACCCTCGCTCTGAGAAAGTATGGCTACTACGAGAACAGCATTATCATTTATTCTTCTGATAACGGCGGGCAGCCGATGGCCGGAGGCAGTAACTGGCCACTCCGAGGAAGCAAAGGCACCTATTGGGAAGGAGGTATCCGCGCCGTCGGGTTTGTGCACAGCCCccttctgaaaaacaaagggTCTGTATGCAAGGAGCTGGTGCACATCACAGACTGGTTCCCCACGCTGATCACGCTGGCGGAGGGGCAGATCGATGAAGACATCCACCTGGATGGCTACGACGTGTGGGAGACAATCAGCGAGGGCCAGCGCTCCCCGCGGGTGGACATCCTGCACAACATTGACCCCATCTACACCAAAGCCAAGAACGGCTCCTGGGCCGCTGGCTATGGGATCTGGAACACTGCCATCCAGTCTGCCATCAGAGTGAATCACTGGAAGCTGCTGACGGGAAACCCAGGCTACAGCGACTGGGTGCCTCCGCAGGCCTTCAGCAACGCGGGTCCCAACCGCTGGCACAACGAGCGCGTCTCCTGGTCGGCCGGGAAAACCGTGTGGCTCTTCAACATCACGGCCGACCCCTACGAGCGCGTGGACCTGTCTGCCCGGCACCCCGAGGtggtgaagcagctgctgcGGAGGCTCTCGCAGTTCAACAAGACCGCGGTGCCCGTCCGCTACCCGCCCAAGGACCCTCGCAGCAACCCCAAGCTCAATGGAGGAGTCTGGGGGCCATGGTTTAAAGAGGAcgaaaagaaaaagaaatcagacaAAAGCAAAGGTGCAAATAAgcagaagaagatgaagaagaagaagaagaaagccAATCGGATAAAGGGGCAGTCATTTCACTGCCGGTCACGTCTTGCTGGTGGGTAAACTCTAAGCAGGGTCCTTGGCAAGACCTGAGTCAGCCTGGCCCCACTTCTTGAACTTCTGATGGAATAGACTAGAAATGCTAGTTCTGCACTATGAATGAAAGTTGTCATCTTTTAATTTTGTCTCTGATTTCACCAGCACAAGATACCTTAGCACTCTGAGTGACCATGTGACAGACTTTCTCCTCCACAGGATGAGTGGTCCTCACCCATCACCAGACACATTCCAGATAACAACAGGGATAGCATCTTGTTTCAGGAAACTTAGCTTTGATGGACAAATGATGGTTCCTTGCCTTAATTAGCTGGAATCTTTGGAGAGCATGGAGATGTTAATGGCAGATGTTCTCAAGCTGACAGATGGttcagagggagagaggagaaacaaaacccaagaacCTCTGTGTGTCAGTAAGTGTTAGTCATCAGCCTGTGACATGTTTTGATACAACACAGCAAAACTGAAGCCATCAGGGTAACTTTGTAGAGGTGCTGGGGCGGGGGGCATGATAGTAGGAAAGCTGctttaaattagattttgtCCATCTTAActaaatctgaaatatttttaacatttcctaGATGTGCTGAGCTCCCCCTATTTGCAGTAAAACACATGACCAACAAGCACACACCTCATGTAATTTATTACAGGATAGACAAAAACACATCACCAAAGTGAATGTAATATTTAAACACTTTAAGATAACTATAAAACAATATGTAAAatagataatttattttacagcacAATCCTTATTTCTCTTCCATTAAAATTTCCTGGCTGATGCAAGGTACCCCTGTGGGTGCCAGAGTTGTTTGGGTTCTTTTAAtgttgactttttaaattttatttccacCCTGTCATTCAGAGTTTATTTAACAGATTCATATCCTCAGAGTACTGTAAACCAAGGAAATACTGTATACACTGCTAGGATGAGGAAGGAGAACAATTCAGGTGCATCACTGCATTATGTATTTGCCTTCAGTGGTTTTGAATGTAACAAAGGGTTTATTTAATTTAGGAGTCCCATGAATATTGTTCATTTCTGTACAGAAACTAGGCCATCTTGATGTTCAGGGGGAAAATTCTACTTTTAACCTTTTATTTATGTACCtattaaaatagtttatttttatgGCATTCATAAAAGTGGTCTGCCTCTTTTTTTGCATCCAAAATAGCAATTCTGGCCtagtttgttttaaacaaaCTCAAGTAAGCTGtttcattactattatttttgGTACAGGGATGTTTTATGACATTTTGCTTCTGAAACAGAATTTCTTCTCCCAATATATATATCATTTGAGACATGCTTCAAAGTTTGCCCTTTTCCAAGGTGTCTGCATGGATGATGGATGCACGGACTGGCTGCACATTGGTGGTGATCTGTGGTAATTGATAAAATGAACACACACATATAAGCTTCAAGATGAATTATGTTAAGTAAAATTGATGATTCATTTCTTGAATGGCTATAATTTATTTGGGTAAAAGTTCAGATAAACCTGCTTTTCAGCAGTGTGTTACTTAActcagaaattatatttatataaatggATTATGGCTAAAAAAATGAGCATTCCTAAAATCAATGCACACAGAAATCTGAGTGAAATACAGCTGTCCAGAACTCCAGCAACCTCTGACCTTTTCAAAAGGCAACTAACTGCAGGTACATACTGCCAAACCCCAGCAAATGGCCtacttaaaaatgtaaagaagaATAAAGCTGCCAttaacaaaacacagaaacaagtCAGGCAGCTCTTCAAGATACTTCTGTAATGAATATATTGGGGAGGACACAGAAAAATGTACTTGGAGAATTgcatgtaaataataattataaaaggATGGTGTGTATCTGCATAAGTGCTTGATATTGTCACTGTTATTTTTCATGCTGCGTGGTCCTTAAGATGACTAATGAATTCCTTAGAAATCTGTCTAGCTTTTCTTCACATCCACACTATCCAGTGCGTAATCAGGAACTCTGATGTTCTCTAAATTCTCAGTTTTTAAAAGACATGCTGTTGATGTCCTTAAAAGAAATGAGAATAGCATATTGAGATATTATTCTTCAAAATGTGATCTATAAAACTCATATCTGTGagaagattaatttaattttccaagGTAGTTTTAAAAGACGAAAATTAGGTGTATAAGTTAAACTATATACAGAGAGActagaatattttaatttattttgtcatAATAGCAGCAAGGCAGTGTGATAGAGTGTTATCCTCATAGAATTAATTATTGCCCTTTTTCCTGAAAGTTTTATGATGGCTTTGGCTTTCATTGgacaaaagcagcagggaacaTTATTCCCTGACAACATTTTATTCTATAATTATTTATATCTGTTCTCTGTCAGTCAGAATGGGAGTCCTTGAAAGTAACCAGTGCAAGGCAGAGCAGTGAATCAGTTCTCTGTGTATTAAATAAATGTGCCACGTGAGTAAGTGTTCATAGAGTACTCAGTGGGAGTACATTTTCAGTGAATCTGATATTTTAATCTAGTGGAGGGCAGAAGTTGGCTTTAGAGTGAGGTAGGAAATAGCCACAATTGAGCTGCATTCCTGAATGTTTTGCTGAAATGCTCTGTGTCTGCTCTCACACAACACTTgtttcactgcagcagcaccttgggCTCTGGTTCATGGGGGTGCTGTGTAGCTCTCAAACCCCACTGTCTGTTTGCTGAGCTCTCAGTAGCTCCTACACGCTCCCAGCTGGATTTCACAGCTTGTTTGCATCTGCAGATATGTTCATGCCCACTCTTGGGGAAGGTTTGATGGGTAAACTCTGGAAAAGAGACCTGGAGAAAGGCTGGGTAGGGGACGGACAATGGGGAGCATTTACTTATGATTTTTCAAATTGTCTCAAGCTTTCTCCAGACTCTGTGTGGGCACAAGGAAAAGGCAGGCTGGATATAACTCTGACCTGGTCTCAGAGACAACTACACCTTCAGGGGGCCAGCCTATTCTTCAGAAGAATACTGTCTTTTCCGGgtttttacaattttattttatagctcTTCACAAACAATCTTCTAATGGTAAGATAACTTTAACATCATCAGTgacttttaaagttttattacCAATaatattgttattgttattattattgttgtgtTGTTGTTACTTAGTTTGACATAAATTTGGAGACAAAACACTCTTGCACAGCTACAGGTAAAGAGGAGTGGAAGGTTGTGCCAGGCAGGAATGGTgagtaaagcagaactgtcagTCCTTCCCTGTGGGGAAGATGGGAGGGGATGGCCATGTGCGTGTGAAGCTCAGCCAGACCTGCAAACTTTAGAGCACGAAGGCATAGTGACATACTCTGTAAATTTTAAACACCACCCAAAGTAAAGCATGTCACAAACTTGAACTTGGTAAACTTTAACTTAGCCAGACTTTGACTGATCCAGACACAACAGGGCACTTTCTAAGGCATTGTCTGGAATTTTTTAGTTTGGTGTACAATGTATTTTGAGAAGAAGGtaggagaaaaaagaggaagaaaaaggagaaaggtaTGTAGGCAACACCCCGGGGCCCAGCATGCCCTGAGGGCCTCTGGATCCATGGcaggggagccctgggagctcgGGGCGtgtcccaggctctgctctgctccccttgCGCTCCCCAGGCATGGCCACACTTTGATGGGCCCTGAGGGTACGCACGGACACACGGCGCCATTGGGGGTGAGTGGGACAGGCCAACATCTTGGAgaagggcaggggaaggtgggGTGTTGGTCTGCCATGGTGAGTGAGGGTGTGTGAGGGAAACGGTCTGAGggtgtgtgctgggctgtggggtcagGCCACCATTttgtgtggggctgtggggtcagaGCGCCATTTTGTGTGGGGCTGTGAGTGACAGCCGTTTAGTGTTGGGCTGTGGGGTCAGAGCACCATTTTGTGTCAGGCTGTGGGTCACCCCGCCATTTTGTGTCAGGCTGTGGGTCACTCACTCCACCATTTTGTGTTGGGCCGTGGGGTCACTCCACCATTTTGTGGCAAAGCATGGATTACTCTGCCATTTTACGGCAAGCTGTGCGGTCACTCCACAGTGTTGTGTCAGGCCATGGGGTCACTCCACCATGTTGTCAGATAGTCAATTCCTCCCAGTGGTATTCTTTCGTGCAAATGGGGGTGCTGGATGTCCCAGGTCCTACTCTGAATGGATGCAGGAaatctctgagaaaaaaaaagaaagaaaatcacttGTAATATGTTTgataggcttttttttttcagctaaggAGATCTATGAACAAAGAGTTGTTATTTTGATGACTATTGATGTGCACTATACCCAAGTACTGGAAGAAGTACCTGTTGGTTTTCAGGATGTAACACTCCCAGATTAATGCAGGTTCCTTTTGTCATCTGCAAATGACAATGTGACCACAAAAGAACACAAGCTCCACTTCAGCATCTCATTCTGTTCAGAGGAATACTCAGTAATGTACATGATTTCCTTTCTGTGGATCATAAGTCAAGGTCTTGATGAAGTGGGGGAGTTGTGTCAAAGGCAGGCCAatgtgaaaatacaaaaatgctttcttttcctgtgttaTGCTTCCTACTTTCATCTCTGCCAAGCAAGctaataacaaaaaatataaatacagataaCCACATGAAAGAAGGTATAATTAAGTACCTGAATTTGAATTAATGGTGCAACAAAAGTATAATCCATGTTATAAAGTTATTTCATTAATTCCATTTGTTTCAGGTATAACCAGGGCAAGGTTGCTGAAGTTTAGCTTGTGACTGAAGTTACAGAACTGATTAACAACTGTTATTGTGAATTTCCATAATGAAAGGAGAACAGGGTCCTGAAATGTCATATTGATGTAgcctgaaaaatacttttttgtaATTCCTTATAAACATCAGTGTCTCAGTAAAAGTCAAGTATTTAATCACCTGAAATCAATGCAGGCCATGATATTTGTTTTTGTTCCCTAGATTTGCTTCAAAAGATCACTTACGAGCATTACTTGGCAAGGGCCTATTTATTCCTCATTAAATGTGGCTTGCTTCTGCTAGTTGAGCTGGCTCAGCATGCAACAGTGTGCAGGAGAAAGTCAGAGCCTTACTCTGAGTGTAGGAATGGTTCTACACCAGCAGTGTGTGGGC
The window above is part of the Molothrus ater isolate BHLD 08-10-18 breed brown headed cowbird chromosome 4, BPBGC_Mater_1.1, whole genome shotgun sequence genome. Proteins encoded here:
- the ARSJ gene encoding arylsulfatase J, giving the protein MARGGRRWPRRPSPGRMVAAVLAGLSLLSLLTCGYLAWGSRRGGAGEAPGNLLGEEPVAGAPRSQPHIIFILADDQGFRDVGYHGSEIRTPTLDKLAAEGVKLENYYVQPMCTPSRSQLITGKYQIHTGLQHSIIRPTQPNCLPLDNVTLPQKLKEVGYSTHMVGKWHLGFYRRECMPTQRGFDSFFGSLLGSGDYYTHFKCDSPGICGYDLYENNNAAWDHDNGIYSTQMYTQKVQQILASHNPRKPIFLYIAYQAVHSPLQAPGRYFEHYRSINNINRRRYAAMLACLDEAINNVTLALRKYGYYENSIIIYSSDNGGQPMAGGSNWPLRGSKGTYWEGGIRAVGFVHSPLLKNKGSVCKELVHITDWFPTLITLAEGQIDEDIHLDGYDVWETISEGQRSPRVDILHNIDPIYTKAKNGSWAAGYGIWNTAIQSAIRVNHWKLLTGNPGYSDWVPPQAFSNAGPNRWHNERVSWSAGKTVWLFNITADPYERVDLSARHPEVVKQLLRRLSQFNKTAVPVRYPPKDPRSNPKLNGGVWGPWFKEDEKKKKSDKSKGANKQKKMKKKKKKANRIKGQSFHCRSRLAGG